In Streptomyces canus, one DNA window encodes the following:
- a CDS encoding DUF305 domain-containing protein produces the protein MRTTRFAALTVTAVFALAACGGGDDSGSAASSPSVSAESSAGAHNAQDVSFAQGMIPHHQQAIEMAELADGRAASAQVKDLAARVEKAQGPEITTMTGWLKAWDEKVPESMPGMDHSGMDGMDGMDGMMDSADMGKLKKASGKDFDSMFLTMMVEHHEGAVEMATTEKAKGEDKAATAMAGDIVTAQNAEISEMKKLLGEN, from the coding sequence ATGCGTACCACCCGTTTCGCGGCGCTGACCGTGACTGCCGTGTTCGCCCTCGCCGCCTGTGGGGGCGGCGACGACAGCGGCTCGGCCGCCTCGTCGCCCTCGGTGTCCGCCGAGAGCTCGGCCGGCGCCCACAACGCCCAGGACGTCTCCTTCGCCCAGGGCATGATCCCGCACCACCAGCAGGCCATCGAGATGGCGGAGCTCGCCGACGGCCGGGCCGCCTCCGCCCAGGTCAAGGACCTCGCCGCCCGCGTCGAGAAGGCGCAGGGGCCGGAGATCACGACCATGACGGGCTGGCTGAAGGCCTGGGACGAGAAGGTCCCCGAGTCGATGCCCGGCATGGATCACTCCGGCATGGACGGCATGGACGGCATGGACGGGATGATGGACAGCGCCGACATGGGCAAGCTGAAGAAGGCCTCCGGCAAGGACTTCGACTCCATGTTCCTCACCATGATGGTCGAGCACCACGAGGGTGCCGTGGAGATGGCCACGACCGAGAAGGCCAAGGGCGAGGACAAGGCCGCCACGGCCATGGCCGGTGACATCGTCACCGCGCAGAACGCCGAGATCAGCGAGATGAAGAAGCTCCTCGGCGAGAACTGA
- a CDS encoding DUF3040 domain-containing protein, whose product MTTGRLPDHEQRILDEVERALRRDRRLDRRLRTGRLRRRPDLSRVTHYRPHVLTVSLLLAVSIALLVTGIVTSRPAVIWTFAAVWPLTLFAVFRLVCRWTER is encoded by the coding sequence GTGACGACAGGGCGACTCCCCGATCACGAACAGCGCATTCTGGACGAGGTGGAACGCGCCCTGCGCCGCGACCGCCGTCTGGACCGCCGCCTGCGCACCGGGCGGCTGCGTCGGCGGCCCGACCTCTCCCGGGTCACGCACTACCGGCCGCACGTCCTGACGGTGAGCCTGCTGCTCGCGGTGTCGATCGCGCTGCTGGTCACCGGGATCGTCACCTCGCGGCCCGCGGTGATCTGGACCTTCGCGGCCGTCTGGCCACTGACCCTGTTCGCGGTGTTCCGGCTGGTGTGCCGGTGGACGGAACGCTGA
- a CDS encoding HAD-IIIA family hydrolase: MTRVRTVLFDRDSILAEDPPGPDRVRPAPGAREALGMLRLHGVRTGFVALQPAVGHGRLSDADVRAVNHRVDDLLGPFDIWGVCPHGPDDGCHCRPPEPGLILWAAGRVCTAPADCAVIGTAAHAEAAARVGAHGILVPDERTRPEETARADHVAPDVLTAVRALLTGPPQGRVLVDERPIESAFEPGEG, from the coding sequence ATGACGCGCGTGCGTACGGTGCTGTTCGACCGCGACAGCATCCTCGCCGAAGACCCGCCCGGCCCCGACCGGGTGCGCCCGGCGCCGGGTGCCCGTGAGGCGCTCGGCATGTTGCGCCTGCACGGCGTCCGCACCGGGTTCGTCGCCCTGCAACCGGCTGTCGGGCACGGACGGCTCAGCGACGCCGACGTACGGGCCGTCAACCATCGCGTCGACGACCTCCTCGGCCCCTTCGACATCTGGGGCGTGTGCCCGCACGGACCCGACGACGGCTGCCACTGCCGACCGCCCGAACCGGGCCTGATCCTCTGGGCGGCCGGCCGGGTGTGCACCGCACCGGCCGACTGCGCGGTCATCGGCACGGCCGCGCACGCCGAGGCCGCGGCCCGGGTGGGCGCCCACGGGATCCTCGTACCGGACGAGCGGACCCGGCCGGAGGAGACGGCGCGGGCCGATCATGTGGCGCCGGACGTCCTGACCGCCGTCCGCGCGCTCCTCACCGGGCCGCCGCAGGGGCGGGTCCTGGTCGACGAGCGGCCGATCGAGTCGGCCTTCGAGCCGGGGGAGGGCTGA
- a CDS encoding cytochrome P450: MDSERHGRLDALQSDPYPHYERARGTEGLARIDELDAWLVARDADVREVLRRPEDFSSANALVPDVLPSPAALAVLGGGFGGRPVVVTADGDLHQRLRAPIVRGLSPSRVAAVLPYAAERAAALVDGFVKDGRVELMSGYARKLPGDVIGRIVGLDPADVPAVVHGGHRAEELLFRPLAESEQVAAAQDVVAMQHILDRLVRERHAEPREDLCGELVTSLTEPGELTLDHRHELVAHLQNLLIAGHLTTTALIGTTVLHLLRHRDQWELLCAEPERIPAAVEEAARYDSALQGFRRVTTRPVTLAGTELPAGATMFVAFGGANRDGARHPRPDTFDITRPAVRHLAFGHGVHSCPGSQLAREQLHLTLQELTGRLPGLRLADGQPVAMRPTMIHRSPQRLHLTW; this comes from the coding sequence GTGGACAGCGAACGGCACGGCAGGCTCGACGCGTTGCAGAGCGATCCGTACCCGCACTACGAGCGGGCCCGGGGCACCGAAGGGCTGGCGCGCATCGACGAGTTGGACGCCTGGCTGGTCGCCCGGGACGCGGACGTGCGCGAAGTGCTGCGCCGGCCCGAGGACTTCTCGTCGGCGAACGCCCTCGTGCCCGACGTACTGCCGTCGCCGGCCGCGCTCGCCGTCCTCGGCGGCGGATTCGGCGGGCGCCCGGTCGTCGTCACCGCGGACGGCGACCTGCACCAGCGGCTGCGCGCGCCGATCGTGCGCGGGCTCTCGCCGTCGCGAGTCGCCGCGGTCCTCCCGTACGCCGCGGAGCGCGCCGCCGCCCTCGTCGACGGCTTCGTGAAGGACGGCCGGGTCGAGCTGATGTCGGGGTACGCGCGGAAGCTGCCCGGCGACGTCATCGGGCGGATCGTCGGCCTCGACCCCGCCGACGTCCCGGCCGTGGTGCACGGCGGTCACCGCGCCGAGGAACTGCTGTTCCGGCCGCTGGCGGAGAGCGAGCAGGTCGCCGCCGCCCAGGACGTGGTGGCGATGCAGCACATCCTCGACCGGCTCGTACGCGAGCGGCACGCCGAGCCGCGCGAGGACCTGTGCGGCGAACTCGTCACGTCCCTCACCGAGCCGGGCGAGCTGACCCTCGACCACCGGCACGAACTCGTCGCCCACCTCCAGAACCTGTTGATCGCCGGGCACCTGACCACCACCGCGCTCATCGGCACGACCGTCCTGCACCTGCTGCGCCACCGGGACCAGTGGGAGCTGCTGTGCGCCGAACCCGAGCGGATACCGGCGGCCGTCGAGGAGGCGGCCCGCTACGACAGCGCGCTACAGGGCTTCCGCCGGGTGACCACCCGTCCCGTCACCCTGGCGGGCACCGAACTCCCCGCCGGAGCAACGATGTTCGTGGCGTTCGGGGGCGCCAACCGGGACGGCGCCCGGCACCCGCGCCCCGACACGTTCGACATCACCCGCCCGGCCGTCCGCCACCTCGCCTTCGGACACGGCGTGCACAGCTGCCCCGGCTCGCAACTGGCCCGCGAACAGCTCCACCTCACGCTCCAGGAGCTCACCGGCCGGCTTCCGGGGCTCCGGCTCGCCGACGGGCAGCCGGTCGCCATGCGGCCGACGATGATCCACCGCTCGCCCCAGCGCCTCCACCTGACCTGGTAG
- a CDS encoding SRPBCC family protein, whose amino-acid sequence MVTFLLERTAPLSPDEAWRRLTEWPRHGEVVPLTRVTVVPPGPTTEGTLVVARSGIGPLAFADPMEVTVWRPPAEGVSGLCRLEKRGRVVKGWAELEVHPGPGGRARVIWRESLRVPFLPGLFAPVLRVSARSVFGRALNRLLRGT is encoded by the coding sequence GTGGTCACCTTCCTCCTCGAACGCACGGCCCCGCTCTCCCCGGACGAGGCCTGGCGCCGCCTCACGGAGTGGCCCCGCCACGGCGAGGTCGTCCCCCTGACGCGCGTCACCGTCGTGCCGCCGGGCCCGACGACCGAGGGCACGCTCGTCGTCGCCCGTTCGGGGATCGGCCCGCTCGCCTTCGCCGACCCCATGGAGGTCACGGTCTGGCGCCCACCCGCGGAGGGCGTCTCCGGTCTGTGCCGCCTGGAGAAGCGCGGCCGGGTGGTGAAGGGCTGGGCCGAACTGGAGGTGCACCCGGGTCCGGGCGGCCGCGCCCGCGTGATCTGGCGCGAGTCGCTCCGGGTGCCTTTCCTGCCCGGCCTGTTCGCCCCTGTGCTGCGGGTGTCGGCCCGGTCGGTCTTCGGGCGGGCGCTGAACCGGCTGCTGCGGGGGACCTGA
- a CDS encoding lanthionine synthetase LanC family protein, protein MNAVDGTTVRVDEVEELAVDGLRWLVAAARETADGGLAWPTTPSQENTDPTLYTGTAGIVSVLLEAWRHLGDDSYADLALRAGRGLAAAVDGHEDDSLYFGRSGMALVLHTLHDELGDTACGTAADRAMALVRSHFDGERWGELFELMGGNGGTGLAALAVGDPEFAVLAVEPYLRAAEKTPWGVTWPHRPGTEARMHHMSHGTLGIAYTLVRIGHTTGRADLVDLGLAGVADVVARDEGGPDGFLVRHSTPQFLPDLIEPVSYGWCHGPAGDAHMFRLLRDTQGDPAWAALADRCWHTVVHSGLPRRLRPGFWDNNGRCCGTAGVLALAGDRIAEGAEGREAHDFARVLVADLAARAVRDTDGARWSNVEHRATPSDLEPGTGWAQGGAGIVRELLRFVRLSRGGDPRYAFTWPDQPQASAQATDPIRRTGSEVTS, encoded by the coding sequence ATGAATGCAGTTGACGGTACGACGGTGCGGGTGGACGAGGTCGAGGAGCTCGCGGTGGACGGGCTGCGGTGGCTGGTGGCCGCCGCGCGGGAGACGGCGGACGGCGGACTCGCCTGGCCGACCACACCCTCGCAGGAGAACACCGACCCGACCCTTTACACCGGCACGGCGGGGATCGTCTCGGTGCTCCTGGAGGCATGGCGGCACCTGGGCGACGACTCCTACGCCGACCTCGCACTCCGCGCGGGCCGCGGCCTGGCCGCCGCCGTCGACGGCCACGAGGACGACTCCCTGTACTTCGGCCGGTCCGGAATGGCCCTCGTCCTGCACACCCTGCACGACGAGCTCGGCGACACGGCCTGCGGTACGGCGGCCGACCGCGCGATGGCTCTCGTGCGCTCGCACTTCGACGGGGAGCGCTGGGGCGAGCTGTTCGAGCTGATGGGCGGCAACGGCGGAACGGGGCTGGCCGCTCTGGCGGTCGGCGATCCCGAGTTCGCCGTCCTCGCGGTGGAGCCGTATCTGCGGGCCGCGGAGAAGACCCCGTGGGGGGTCACCTGGCCGCACCGCCCGGGCACGGAAGCCCGCATGCACCACATGTCGCACGGCACGCTGGGCATCGCCTACACCCTCGTCCGGATCGGCCACACGACGGGCCGTGCCGACCTGGTCGACCTGGGGCTGGCGGGGGTCGCGGACGTCGTGGCCCGCGACGAGGGCGGCCCGGACGGTTTCCTCGTGCGGCACTCCACCCCGCAGTTCCTGCCGGACCTGATCGAGCCGGTCAGCTACGGCTGGTGCCACGGCCCGGCCGGGGACGCCCACATGTTCCGGCTGCTGCGCGACACCCAGGGCGACCCGGCCTGGGCCGCGCTCGCCGACCGCTGCTGGCACACGGTCGTCCACTCCGGTCTCCCACGGCGGCTGCGGCCGGGGTTCTGGGACAACAACGGCCGGTGCTGCGGCACGGCGGGCGTCCTCGCGCTGGCCGGCGACCGGATCGCCGAAGGAGCCGAAGGACGGGAGGCTCACGACTTCGCGCGGGTCCTCGTCGCCGACCTCGCCGCCCGCGCGGTCCGGGACACCGACGGTGCCCGCTGGTCCAACGTCGAGCACCGGGCCACCCCGAGCGACCTCGAACCCGGTACCGGCTGGGCGCAGGGCGGTGCGGGCATCGTGCGTGAACTGCTGCGCTTCGTCCGGCTGAGCCGGGGCGGCGATCCGCGGTACGCGTTCACGTGGCCGGACCAGCCCCAGGCGTCCGCTCAGGCCACCGACCCGATCCGGCGGACCGGTTCCGAGGTCACGTCGTGA
- a CDS encoding XdhC family protein, translated as MLDIADELHRWVEQGRDFAVATVVAVGGSAPRRPGAALAVDADGTAIGSVSGGCVEGAVYALCQQALEDGESVLERFGYSDEDAFAVGLTCGGVIDILVTPVRAHAPVRPVLASALEAAAGGRAAALARIVSGPRELVGRALVVGPEDLSGRGGFGAHPELDRTIAAEAGAFLEAGRTGTLEIGEQGSRCGAPLTVLVESSVPPPRMIVFGAIDFASALVRIGTFLGYRVTVCDARPVFATEARFPEADETVVEWPHRYLERTEVDARTVLCVLTHDAKFDIPLLRLALRLPVAYVGAMGSRRTHLDRNERLREVGVTELELARLRSPIGLDLGARTPEETALSIAAEIVASRRGGSGVSLTGAHTPIHHDVTSEPVRRIGSVA; from the coding sequence ATGCTGGACATCGCCGACGAGCTGCACCGGTGGGTCGAGCAGGGACGTGACTTCGCCGTGGCCACCGTGGTGGCCGTCGGCGGCAGCGCGCCCCGCCGGCCCGGCGCCGCCCTCGCGGTGGACGCCGACGGCACGGCGATCGGCTCGGTCTCCGGCGGTTGCGTGGAGGGCGCGGTCTACGCGCTGTGCCAACAGGCGCTGGAGGACGGGGAGTCGGTCCTCGAACGCTTCGGCTACAGCGACGAGGACGCCTTCGCCGTCGGCCTGACCTGTGGCGGCGTCATCGACATCCTCGTCACCCCGGTGCGGGCCCACGCCCCCGTCCGCCCGGTGCTCGCTTCCGCACTGGAAGCCGCGGCGGGGGGCCGGGCGGCGGCGCTGGCGCGGATCGTCTCCGGACCGCGGGAACTCGTCGGCCGCGCGCTCGTCGTAGGACCCGAGGACCTCTCCGGTCGCGGCGGCTTCGGCGCCCATCCCGAGCTGGACCGCACGATCGCCGCCGAGGCCGGCGCCTTCCTGGAGGCGGGCCGCACCGGCACCCTGGAGATCGGCGAACAGGGCTCGCGCTGCGGCGCCCCGCTCACCGTGCTCGTCGAGTCCTCCGTACCGCCGCCCCGGATGATCGTCTTCGGCGCGATCGACTTCGCGTCGGCCCTGGTGCGGATCGGCACGTTCCTCGGCTACCGGGTCACCGTGTGCGACGCGCGCCCCGTCTTCGCGACCGAGGCACGCTTCCCGGAGGCCGACGAGACAGTCGTCGAGTGGCCGCACAGGTACCTGGAGCGCACGGAGGTCGACGCCCGGACGGTCCTGTGCGTCCTCACGCACGACGCCAAGTTCGACATACCCCTGCTGCGACTGGCCCTCAGGCTCCCGGTCGCCTACGTGGGCGCCATGGGCTCCCGCCGCACCCACCTCGACCGCAACGAACGCCTGCGTGAAGTCGGTGTGACCGAGCTGGAGTTGGCGCGGCTGCGGTCACCCATCGGCCTGGACCTCGGCGCGCGGACGCCCGAGGAGACGGCCCTGTCGATCGCCGCGGAGATCGTCGCGAGCCGACGGGGCGGCAGCGGGGTCTCCCTCACCGGGGCGCACACGCCGATCCATCACGACGTGACCTCGGAACCGGTCCGCCGGATCGGGTCGGTGGCCTGA
- a CDS encoding NCS2 family permease has product MTQQSLEPRTTADDAGEGTRVRAGRSWLDRYFHISKRGSTVARELRGGVTTFMAMAYILLLNPLILSGKDAAGDTLGQKALITATAFAAALTTLLMGFFGKVPLALAAGLSVSGVLSSQVVPVMTWPQAMGMCVMYGVVIMLLVVTGLREMIMNAIPLALKHAITMGIGLFVALIGFYKAGFVHQGKATPVTLGPTGELAGWPVLLFAVTLLAIFMLQARGVPGAILIGIVGGTVLAVFLNAVGAVDAEQWASGAPELHGSAVSMPDFSIFGKVEFGGWGEVGAMTVGMIVFTLVLAGFFDAMATIIGVGTEAELADAQGRMPGLSKALFIDGAGGAIGGVAGASGQTVFVESATGVGEGARTGLSSVVTGLFFAACLFFTPLTAIVPGEVAAAALVVIGAMMMMNARHVDWADRATAIPVFLTVVIMPFTYSITAGVAAGVISYVAIKVAQSKAREIGAFMWGLTAIFLVYYALNPIESWMGVH; this is encoded by the coding sequence ATGACCCAGCAGTCCCTGGAACCCAGGACCACGGCCGACGACGCGGGAGAAGGCACCCGCGTTCGGGCCGGCAGGTCCTGGCTCGACCGGTACTTTCACATATCCAAGCGGGGATCCACGGTCGCGCGTGAACTCCGAGGCGGCGTCACCACCTTCATGGCGATGGCGTACATCCTCCTGCTCAACCCCCTGATCCTGTCCGGCAAGGACGCGGCGGGGGACACCCTCGGCCAGAAGGCCCTCATCACCGCGACCGCGTTCGCGGCGGCCCTCACCACGCTGCTGATGGGCTTCTTCGGCAAGGTGCCGCTGGCGCTCGCCGCCGGTCTCTCCGTCTCCGGCGTCCTGTCCTCGCAGGTCGTGCCCGTGATGACCTGGCCGCAGGCCATGGGCATGTGCGTGATGTACGGCGTGGTCATCATGCTGCTCGTCGTCACCGGCCTGCGCGAGATGATCATGAACGCGATCCCGCTGGCCCTCAAGCACGCGATCACCATGGGCATCGGCCTCTTCGTCGCGCTGATCGGCTTCTACAAGGCCGGTTTCGTCCACCAGGGCAAGGCCACTCCGGTGACCCTGGGTCCCACGGGCGAACTCGCGGGCTGGCCCGTCCTGTTGTTCGCCGTCACGCTCCTCGCGATCTTCATGCTCCAGGCGCGAGGCGTCCCCGGCGCGATCCTGATCGGCATCGTCGGCGGGACCGTACTCGCCGTGTTCCTCAACGCGGTCGGGGCGGTGGACGCCGAGCAGTGGGCGAGCGGCGCTCCCGAACTGCACGGCAGCGCGGTCTCCATGCCCGACTTCTCGATCTTCGGGAAGGTGGAGTTCGGCGGCTGGGGCGAGGTCGGCGCGATGACGGTCGGCATGATCGTGTTCACGCTGGTGCTTGCCGGGTTCTTCGACGCGATGGCCACCATCATCGGCGTCGGCACCGAGGCCGAACTCGCCGACGCGCAGGGCCGGATGCCGGGCCTGTCCAAGGCACTGTTCATCGACGGCGCGGGCGGTGCGATCGGCGGAGTGGCGGGTGCCTCCGGCCAGACCGTCTTCGTCGAGTCGGCGACGGGAGTGGGCGAGGGCGCCCGTACCGGACTGTCCTCCGTCGTCACGGGCCTGTTCTTCGCGGCCTGTCTGTTCTTCACCCCGCTCACGGCGATCGTGCCGGGCGAGGTCGCGGCCGCCGCCCTGGTGGTGATCGGCGCGATGATGATGATGAACGCCCGCCATGTCGACTGGGCCGACCGCGCCACCGCCATCCCGGTCTTCCTGACCGTCGTGATCATGCCGTTCACCTACTCGATCACGGCGGGTGTCGCCGCCGGCGTCATCTCGTACGTCGCCATCAAGGTCGCGCAGAGCAAGGCGCGGGAGATCGGCGCCTTCATGTGGGGACTGACGGCGATCTTCCTGGTGTACTACGCCCTCAACCCGATCGAGAGCTGGATGGGCGTGCACTAG
- a CDS encoding xanthine dehydrogenase family protein molybdopterin-binding subunit → MSTPNGTPTKITQGSKTKGGIGESTLRPDGTLKVTGEFAYSSDMWHEDMLWGQILRSTVAHAEIVSIDTSEALALPGVYAVMTYDDLPTEVKNYGLEIQDTPVLAHGKVRHHGEPVAIVAADHPETARRAAAKIKVEYRELPVITDEASATAPDAILVHEGRDDHHVGHVPHPNIVHRQPIIRGDVQEASRKADFVVKGEYTFGMQDQAFLGPESGLAVPDEDGGVHLYIATQWLHSDLRQIAPVLGLPERKVRMTLSGVGGAFGGREDLSMQIHACLLALRTGKPVKIVYNRFESFFGHVHRHPAKLYYEHGATREGRLTHVKCRIVLDGGAYASASPAVVGNAASLGVGPYVVDDVEIEALALYTNNPPCGAMRGFGAVQACFAYEAQMDKLADAVGMDRVEFRQLNAMEQGTIMPTGQPVDSPAPVAELLRRVKAMPLPPEQQWLAAGEEADVRQLPGGLSNTTHGEGVVRGVGYAVGIKNVGFSEGFDDYSTAKVRMEVVGGEPVATVHTAMAEVGQGGVTVHAQIARTELGVAQVTIRPADTQVGSAGSTSASRQTYVTGGAVKNSCELVREKVLELGRRKFGSYHPAWATAELLLEGGKVVTDGGEVLADLVDVLEDESVEVEAEWRHRPTEPFDLRTGQGFGHVQYSFAAHRAVVEVDTELGLVKVIELACAQDVGKALNPLSVIGQIQGGTTQGLGVAVMEEIIVDPKTAKVRNPSFTDYLIPTILDTPTIPVDVLELADDHAPYGLRGVGEAPTLSSTPAVLAAIRNATGLELNRTPVRPEHLTGT, encoded by the coding sequence GTGTCCACTCCCAACGGCACTCCCACCAAGATCACCCAGGGTTCGAAGACCAAGGGCGGCATCGGCGAGTCCACGCTCCGCCCCGACGGCACCCTCAAGGTCACCGGCGAGTTCGCGTACTCGTCCGACATGTGGCACGAGGACATGCTCTGGGGGCAGATCCTCCGCTCGACGGTCGCACACGCCGAGATCGTGTCCATCGACACGAGCGAGGCCCTCGCCCTGCCGGGCGTGTACGCCGTCATGACGTACGACGACCTGCCGACCGAGGTGAAGAACTACGGTCTGGAGATCCAGGACACCCCGGTCCTCGCCCACGGCAAGGTACGCCACCACGGCGAGCCGGTCGCGATCGTCGCCGCCGACCATCCCGAGACGGCCCGCCGCGCCGCCGCCAAGATCAAGGTCGAGTACCGCGAGCTGCCCGTCATCACCGACGAGGCCTCCGCGACCGCCCCCGACGCGATCCTCGTCCACGAGGGCCGCGACGACCACCACGTCGGACACGTCCCGCACCCGAACATCGTGCACCGGCAGCCGATCATCCGCGGTGACGTCCAGGAGGCCTCGAGGAAGGCCGACTTCGTCGTCAAGGGCGAGTACACCTTCGGTATGCAGGACCAGGCCTTCCTCGGCCCCGAGTCGGGTCTCGCCGTGCCGGACGAGGACGGTGGCGTCCACCTCTACATCGCCACCCAGTGGCTGCACTCCGACCTGCGGCAGATCGCGCCCGTCCTCGGCCTGCCCGAGCGCAAGGTGCGCATGACGCTGTCCGGCGTCGGCGGGGCCTTCGGCGGCCGCGAGGACCTGTCGATGCAGATCCACGCCTGCCTGCTCGCGCTGCGCACGGGCAAGCCGGTCAAGATCGTCTACAACCGGTTCGAGTCCTTCTTCGGGCATGTCCACCGGCACCCGGCCAAGCTGTACTACGAGCACGGGGCCACGCGTGAAGGCAGGTTGACGCACGTCAAGTGCCGGATCGTCCTCGACGGCGGCGCCTACGCCTCCGCCTCGCCGGCGGTCGTCGGCAATGCCGCTTCCCTCGGCGTCGGGCCGTACGTCGTCGACGACGTCGAGATCGAGGCCCTCGCGCTCTACACCAACAACCCGCCCTGCGGCGCGATGCGCGGCTTCGGCGCGGTCCAGGCGTGCTTCGCCTACGAGGCGCAGATGGACAAGCTCGCCGACGCGGTGGGCATGGACCGGGTGGAGTTCCGGCAGCTGAACGCCATGGAACAGGGCACGATCATGCCGACCGGCCAGCCCGTCGACTCGCCGGCTCCCGTCGCCGAACTGCTGCGCCGCGTCAAGGCGATGCCGCTTCCTCCGGAGCAGCAGTGGCTCGCGGCCGGCGAGGAGGCCGACGTACGGCAGCTGCCGGGCGGTCTGTCCAACACCACCCACGGTGAAGGCGTCGTGCGGGGTGTCGGCTACGCGGTCGGCATCAAGAACGTCGGCTTCTCCGAGGGGTTCGACGACTACTCCACGGCGAAGGTCCGCATGGAGGTCGTCGGCGGCGAGCCCGTCGCCACCGTGCACACGGCCATGGCGGAGGTCGGGCAGGGCGGGGTCACCGTCCACGCGCAGATCGCCCGCACCGAGCTGGGGGTCGCACAGGTGACCATCCGTCCCGCGGACACGCAGGTGGGCTCGGCGGGTTCGACCTCGGCCTCCCGTCAGACGTACGTCACCGGCGGCGCCGTCAAGAACTCCTGCGAGCTCGTCCGGGAGAAGGTGCTGGAGCTCGGGCGCCGCAAGTTCGGTTCGTACCACCCGGCCTGGGCCACCGCCGAACTGCTCCTGGAGGGCGGCAAGGTCGTCACCGACGGCGGTGAGGTCCTCGCGGACCTGGTCGACGTACTCGAAGACGAGAGCGTCGAGGTCGAGGCGGAGTGGCGGCACCGGCCGACCGAGCCCTTCGACCTGCGGACCGGGCAGGGCTTCGGACACGTCCAGTACTCCTTCGCCGCCCACCGAGCGGTCGTCGAGGTCGACACCGAGCTCGGGCTGGTCAAGGTGATCGAGCTGGCCTGTGCGCAGGACGTCGGCAAGGCGCTGAACCCGCTGTCCGTCATCGGCCAGATCCAGGGCGGTACGACCCAGGGCCTGGGCGTCGCGGTGATGGAGGAGATCATCGTCGACCCCAAGACGGCGAAGGTCAGGAACCCCTCCTTCACGGACTACCTGATCCCCACGATCCTCGACACGCCGACCATCCCCGTCGACGTGCTCGAACTCGCCGACGACCACGCGCCGTACGGGCTGCGCGGCGTCGGCGAGGCACCCACCCTGTCCTCGACCCCGGCCGTGCTCGCGGCGATCCGCAACGCGACGGGGCTGGAGCTGAACAGGACACCGGTACGGCCGGAGCACCTGACCGGCACGTAA
- a CDS encoding (2Fe-2S)-binding protein: MRVNFTVNGRPQEADDVWEGESLLYVLRERLGLPGSKNACEQGECGSCTVRLDGVPVCSCLVAAGQVEGREVVTVEGLADYAKQRSCGHQAPAGQDSHTGEGTELSPVQQAFIDAGAVQCGFCTPGLLVAADEMLEHNPNPSDADIREALSGNLCRCTGYEKIMDAVRLAAARQGEAV; encoded by the coding sequence ATGCGCGTCAACTTCACTGTCAACGGACGTCCGCAGGAAGCCGACGACGTGTGGGAGGGCGAGTCCCTGCTGTACGTGCTGCGGGAGCGGCTCGGGCTGCCCGGTTCGAAGAACGCCTGCGAGCAGGGTGAGTGCGGGTCCTGCACGGTCCGGCTGGACGGCGTCCCGGTGTGCTCGTGCCTCGTCGCCGCCGGACAGGTCGAGGGGCGCGAGGTCGTGACCGTCGAGGGGCTCGCGGACTACGCGAAGCAGCGTTCGTGCGGTCACCAGGCGCCGGCGGGGCAGGACTCCCACACCGGCGAGGGCACCGAACTCTCGCCCGTCCAGCAGGCGTTCATCGACGCCGGCGCCGTCCAGTGCGGCTTCTGCACGCCGGGGCTGCTGGTCGCCGCCGACGAGATGCTGGAGCACAACCCCAACCCGAGCGACGCGGACATCCGCGAGGCGCTGTCGGGCAACCTGTGCCGCTGCACCGGATACGAGAAGATCATGGACGCGGTCCGCCTCGCGGCCGCCCGGCAGGGAGAGGCGGTCTGA